A region from the Phycisphaeraceae bacterium genome encodes:
- a CDS encoding sugar phosphate isomerase/epimerase, giving the protein MAIKLAFSTVACPEWTLEEVARKAQEMGYAGVELRTLGAGSTALASDPALTNPAKAAGIFKATGIEPVCLSTSIALNHKSESDARAAAWEAQEAIQLAAAIGCSFVRLFGYEVKPGDSRQSAMQTIAHYVGTLLDQAGRLGVQVLLENGGSFNKAKEWWWLFNIVDNPMLGLCWNVANAAAGGEPPSVSVPTLNQRIRLAKVKDTLVGEGSGFVPLGEGTVGVQHFVRRLIGIGYDGYITVEWDRLWLPSLAPAEEYLPDAKKRLDDMIKQFSNAKDTLQPKPNGPTVAKAR; this is encoded by the coding sequence ATGGCCATCAAGCTCGCATTCAGTACTGTTGCCTGCCCCGAATGGACACTCGAAGAAGTCGCCCGCAAAGCGCAGGAGATGGGTTACGCAGGCGTTGAACTCCGCACGCTCGGTGCTGGCTCAACTGCGTTGGCGTCCGATCCGGCTCTGACCAATCCAGCCAAAGCAGCGGGTATCTTCAAAGCGACAGGCATTGAACCTGTCTGCCTCAGCACCTCGATCGCACTCAATCATAAGAGTGAGTCCGACGCCCGTGCCGCAGCATGGGAAGCGCAGGAAGCGATTCAACTCGCCGCTGCGATTGGCTGCTCATTCGTGCGATTGTTCGGCTACGAAGTCAAGCCAGGCGATAGCCGTCAAAGTGCGATGCAGACGATCGCCCATTACGTCGGCACCCTGCTCGATCAAGCCGGCCGCCTGGGTGTGCAGGTGCTTCTCGAAAACGGCGGGAGTTTCAACAAAGCCAAGGAATGGTGGTGGCTGTTCAACATCGTGGATAATCCGATGCTCGGACTCTGCTGGAACGTCGCCAACGCCGCTGCGGGTGGTGAGCCGCCGAGCGTCTCAGTCCCGACGCTCAATCAGCGCATTCGACTTGCGAAAGTAAAAGACACGCTCGTCGGCGAAGGCAGCGGCTTCGTCCCGCTTGGTGAAGGCACCGTCGGCGTGCAACACTTCGTCCGTCGGCTCATCGGCATCGGCTACGATGGCTATATCACTGTTGAATGGGATCGCCTTTGGCTGCCCAGCCTGGCACCGGCGGAGGAATATCTGCCTGACGCCAAGAAGCGGCTTGATGACATGATCAAGCAGTTTTCCAACGCGAAGGACACGCTTCAACCCAAGCCCAATGGCCCGACGGTAGCCAAAGCGCGGTAA
- a CDS encoding cobalamin-dependent protein (Presence of a B(12) (cobalamin)-binding domain implies dependence on cobalamin itself, in one of its several forms, or in some unusual lineages, dependence on a cobalamin-like analog.): MRRDVLIERFFTALIAGNRPAARAIVDELLQADCAADQILIKLFWPTLEHIQSLYKHDQLSDLAHHYATRLLRSLADQMQIRLEQKDRRNKKVMVVCGPEESEEIGAQITCDLLEADGYEVLFVGGAVANDEIVAQLGETQTDALVIFGVIPSTVPFTRLLIDRLHEIGVCPKLQIAVGGGVFNRADGLAEEIGADLWATDPEELVQSLGENPTQRMGQDQRTVGRKRRTMKQTEAA; encoded by the coding sequence ATGCGACGCGACGTGCTCATCGAACGTTTCTTCACCGCCCTCATCGCTGGTAACCGTCCTGCCGCCCGCGCTATTGTCGATGAACTTCTCCAGGCAGACTGCGCAGCCGATCAGATTCTCATCAAACTCTTCTGGCCGACACTCGAACATATCCAGTCTCTCTACAAGCACGATCAGCTCAGCGACTTGGCGCACCACTATGCGACGCGGCTGCTCCGCTCGCTGGCGGACCAGATGCAGATCCGCCTCGAACAGAAAGATCGCCGCAACAAGAAAGTCATGGTGGTCTGCGGACCGGAGGAGAGCGAGGAGATCGGCGCACAGATCACCTGCGATCTGCTCGAAGCTGACGGCTACGAAGTGCTCTTCGTCGGAGGAGCGGTAGCCAACGATGAAATCGTCGCACAGCTCGGCGAAACACAGACTGATGCATTGGTCATCTTCGGCGTGATTCCCAGCACCGTGCCCTTCACGCGGCTGCTCATCGATCGTCTGCATGAAATCGGCGTGTGCCCCAAACTCCAGATCGCGGTGGGAGGCGGCGTGTTCAACCGAGCCGACGGACTGGCGGAAGAAATCGGCGCGGACCTCTGGGCCACCGACCCCGAAGAATTGGTTCAATCGCTGGGTGAAAATCCCACTCAACGGATGGGACAGGATCAGCGCACGGTTGGCCGTAAACGCCGAACGATGAAGCAGACTGAAGCAGCGTGA
- a CDS encoding M48 family metalloprotease — MTRRILLSLGLALTLLVSACTTNPATGEKNFNMLGQAEEIQMGNKIQPEFLASYGGEIPSPEIRNYVSSLGQRLAAVSERPDLPWEFHVVDSSVINAFALPGGKVFMSRALMEKMTNEAQLAGVLGHEVGHVTAQHIGQQMSQQTALQVGLAVLGAAGGQSAYMQALGVGAQAGGSLYLLKFGRDQESQADELGVRYMSKLGFNPKAQVEVMQILKAASGKGGSTPEMLSTHPLPSTRIDRLNALIKRTYPDADAPGKYTYGEASFQPIRAALSKLPPPKHTGK, encoded by the coding sequence ATGACACGCCGCATTCTTCTTTCATTGGGTCTTGCGCTGACACTGCTGGTATCCGCCTGCACGACGAATCCAGCGACGGGCGAGAAAAACTTCAACATGCTCGGTCAGGCAGAAGAAATCCAGATGGGTAATAAGATCCAGCCGGAGTTTCTCGCCAGCTATGGCGGCGAAATCCCTTCGCCTGAAATACGAAACTATGTGAGCAGCCTGGGACAGCGGCTGGCTGCGGTGAGTGAGCGGCCTGACCTGCCTTGGGAGTTTCACGTTGTGGACTCCTCAGTGATCAACGCGTTCGCTTTGCCGGGCGGCAAGGTGTTTATGTCACGTGCCCTGATGGAAAAAATGACCAACGAAGCACAACTGGCCGGTGTCCTTGGACACGAAGTCGGACACGTGACCGCGCAGCACATCGGCCAGCAAATGTCACAACAGACAGCACTTCAGGTTGGCCTGGCTGTACTTGGCGCAGCCGGCGGGCAAAGCGCGTACATGCAGGCGCTGGGTGTCGGCGCACAGGCGGGAGGTTCGCTATACCTGCTGAAATTCGGACGCGATCAGGAATCACAGGCTGATGAACTCGGCGTGCGTTACATGTCCAAGTTGGGATTTAATCCCAAGGCTCAGGTCGAAGTCATGCAGATTCTCAAAGCTGCATCCGGGAAAGGCGGCAGCACGCCGGAAATGCTCTCGACGCACCCGCTGCCATCGACGCGCATCGACAGGCTTAATGCGTTGATCAAGCGGACGTATCCCGATGCCGACGCCCCCGGAAAGTACACTTATGGCGAAGCGAGCTTCCAGCCGATTCGCGCAGCCCTCTCCAAGCTGCCTCCTCCGAAACACACCGGCAAGTAA